CCGGGCGTCCGCTGACGCTCCTACACCCTACCGTTTTTTACAAAAACGGACTCAGCTTTAGAGCCAGTCTTTTGATTTTTCGACGGCTTTGCACCACTGGGTATACAGGGCTTCTCTTGTCGCTTCGTCCATCTGCGGGGTAAAGACGCGGTCCGCTTCCCACAGGGCTTTGATCTGGTCTTCGTTTTCGAAGATGCCGCAGCCGAGGCCGGCCAGGTAGCAGGCGCCAAGGGCGGTGGTTTCAATATCTTTTGGTCTTATAACGTTACAGTTCAGGATATCGGCCTGGAACTGCATGAGGAAATCATTCTGAGCGGCGCCGCCGTCAACCTTCAGCTCTTTGAGCTTGACGCCGGAGTTCCGTTCCATTTCTTCGAGCAGGTCACGGGTCTGGTAAGCCATGGATTCGAGGGCCGCGCGGGCCATCTGTTCCTTGGTGGTGGCGGCGGTGATGCCGATCATCATGCCGCGGGCGTTCATGTTCCAGTGCGGTGCGCCCAGGCCGGTGAAGGCCGGTACAAAGTACAGGCCGCCGTTGTCCGGAATGCTTTCGGCCATGGCTTCGGTGTCCGCTGCCTTTTCACAGATATTGACCTTATCGCGCAGCCACTGGATAACCTGTCCGGCGATGAGGATGCTGGCACCCATGGAATATTTGACCTTGCCGTCCTTGCCCCAGGCAACGGTCAGCAGGCCTTTTTCGGTTTCCGGTGCTTTGTCGCCGGTAAACATAAGCGGCACTGCGCTGGTGCCGTAGGTATTTTTCGCGGTTCCTTCTTCAAAGCAGGCTTGTCCGAACAGGGCTGCGGACTGGTCGCCGGCAATACCGGTGATTGGGATTTCTGCGCCAAACCATTCAGGATCGGCATAGCCGAAAAGCCCTACGGATTCCTTGACTTCCGGGAAGATCTTCCAAGGCAGGTCCAGCATGTCCATGAGCTCGTCGTCCCATTTCAGTTCATAGGAATTAAAGACCATGGTTCTGGCAGCGTTGGAGTAATCGGTGGCGTGTACCTTGCCCTTTGTCAGGTTCCACAGCAGCCAGGAATCAATGGTGCCGAAGAGCAGGTCGCCGTTTTCAGCTTTTTCCTGGGCGGCCGGGACATTGTCTAAGACCCAGCGGATCTTGGTGGCTGAGTAGGTGGGGTCGATTACAAGACCCGTCTTCTTATTGACCATGTCGTTGTGGCCCTTTTCGATCAGGCCCTGACAAATTTCGGTGGTACGGCGGCAGCCCCAGACGATGGAATTGTGCACTGGCACGCCGGTGTTCTTATCCCACAGGGTTGTGGTTTCACGCTGGTTGGTGATGCCGATGGCTGCGATGTCTTTTCCTTCCAGGCCAGCCTTTTTAATGGCGTTGCGCGCGGTTTTCAAGGTCACGTTCCAGACGGTCAGACCGCTCTGGTCCCACCATCCGGACTGTGGGAAAAACTGTTCGTATTCCTCATAATCCAGCGCGATGGCCTTCCCCTGTTCGTTGTATACAATCCCCCTTGAACCAGTGGTTCCCTGGTCCATAACCAAAATATACTTGCTCATACTTACAACCTCCTATAGCTCATAAATAATCTTTTTCAAGATTGTATATCATAAATCCAGATTTGTAAACGCTTGTTTTTCAGAAATTCAAAAGCTATTCCGCTGAAACCCTGATAAACACTTGTTAAATTTGCATTTTATTTTTTTTAGAACAAGAAAAAAAGAGCCGTAATGGCTCCGTTATATCAAAAGATTGGGCAGTGGCGAATCCGCCGGTGCTCTGCCTTTCATCCGGACAGATAAAATGGGCCAAGCCCGTCTGCCGGCTCCTCTTTTTTACGCTCAGTAAAAAGGCGCTGCCGCTCTGGGATTTTTAATGTCCCGCAAGCTGGAGAAAGACGTACATGAGCAGTACGCCCAGGATGATCATATAGTTGACATGGTGTTGTTCCTCGTCCTGGTAAATTTTGGGGAGCAGCTCGTCGAAAACCAGGTAGAGCATGATGCCGCCCGTCATGGCGAGAAGCACTCCCTGAAATGCGGTTGTAATAAACGGCATTAAAATTAAATAGCACACAATGGCCAGCAGAGCCTCGGCCACCGCCAGGCCGCCGATGAGCAGAAGGCACTTTTTCTGGCTGCATTCCAGGGTTTCGAGCTGGGCGATGATGACAAAGCCAATGGGGATATTGTGCAGGCCGATGACAATGATCATAAACCAGGCCAGAACCGGATCTGCATTTCCTGCAACCAGGATGGACAGCAGCTCGAAGAGGCTGTGAAACCCAAAGGCCGCCAGAATAATGTAGACCAGCTGGTGATGCCCGTGGTGTTCCCGCTCGCCGGGCACCAGGTCGTGGTGGTGCTGAACCGGGATCATTTTCTCGAACAGGATAATAAACAGGGCGCCGCCGGTCAGGGCAGCGGCCATAACCCACAGCGGGGCGTCAAAGGCCTCCTCTAAGATTTCGTGAGCCTCGGGGATAATGCCGAAAAAGATAATGCCCAGCAGAAAACCGCCGGACAGGCCCAGCAAAAGACCGATGCTTTTTGGATATTTTTTGTTTAAGGTGACAAATATGTAGCCGCCTACCAGCATCATAGCGGCCGCTACTAAAACGCCAAAATAGATCTGTATCATAAAAACTCCTGTTGTTTTCTTCGTCTTATCTTAATTATATGCCCTTTTTGGGAGGGTTAAAAGAGAAAATATTGCGTTTTTGGGGATGATCTGTTTTAAATATACCCCAAATAGGATATAATAATAACGAGGTGATGATATGAAACACGAATATAACAAATTAGTACGAGACAAAATCCCTGATATCATTCGAGAAAGCGGCAGAAGCTGCGATTACAAAATTCTTAGTGATGCAGAAGTTTTAGATGCCTTGAAGGATAAGCTTATCGAAAAGGCCAATATTTTCGCCGAACGTCCTTCTGAGGATGAAATCTCCGACATCTACGAGCTTATCGACGCCATTGTGGAAAAATTCGACTATGAACCCATGCACATCGATTATCTCAAGCTCCAGAACAAGGAGACCAAGGGCACCTATTCCGGCAACACTTTCCTGATTTCCGCAGATGACGGGAACTAGAGAACCCAAATTTTTAATTTGGTGTGAATCAGTTTCGCAGATAGCATCGGTTTGTTTCGTTTAAAAAACAAATCCAACAAACCGTGGGATATCTGTGTTCCTTATTGAAAAACGGTATTCAAAGCGGTCAAAGACCGCTTTTTTTAGTGGATCGTTTCGGATCAACGCTCCATTAAAAACGCGTTCTCGATATGGTTGATGGCATACGACGCTTCGGGGTTTCCTGAAATCTCCACCACGTCGAAGCGCACATTCCAGTCAAAGAGGCTGTTCTCCTGCAAATACCACAGCGCGGTCCTGATCATGCGCTGCTGCCTGCGGTAGTCCACCGCCTGGGCCGGGGTGCCGTAGGCGTCGGTGGTCCGCAGCTTGACCTCTGTAAAGACCACCGTCTCCCCAACCTGGCTGATCAGGTCGATCTCCCCGGTCGCTTTGCGGTAATTGCGCGCCCGTAGGACATGGCCCTTTTCTTTAAGATAGCGGGCCGCGATGGCCTCACCGCGGTCGCCCTTTTGTTTATTGTCTTTTTTCACGCCGTTTTCCCTGCTCTGCCCTACACAAAATTCTTAACAAATGACCGTCTATGTATGGGGGTAAGCCCGTACTTTTTGATGGCGGCAATGTGCTCGGCAGTGCCGTAGCCCACATTTCGGTCAAAACCGTATTCGGGGTACTGCTCGTGGTACGCGTGCATGAGCTTATCCCGGTATACCTTGGCCACAATGCTGGCCGCGGCGATGGAATAACAGGTGGCGTCGCCGTGGACAATGCCTCTTACTTCGGCCTGTGTCTCGATGGTGAGGGCGTCGATGAGCATGAGGTCGGGCTGGGGGTCCAGCTGGCTGACAGCCTCGCCCATGGCGCTTTTGGTGGCCTCAAGGATGTTCATGGCGTCGATCTGCTCCGGGGTGCGCAGGCCAATGGTGACGGACAGGGCCTCGGCGCGGATCTGCGCATCCAGGGTTTCGCGCATTTTGGCGGAGAGCTTTTTGGAGTCGTCTACGTGCAGAATGGCGGAGTCCCTGGGCAGGATAACGGCCGCGCACACCACCGGGCCTGCCAGCGGGCCGCGGCCCACCTCGTCGCTGCCGCCGATCCTCTGGAAGCCCTCGCCGTAAAAACCTTCCTCGACAGCCTTCATCCGGGCCGTTTTCCGGACAGCGGCGCAGTGCTTTTCGTACTGGCGCGCCAAGCTCTGTCCCTGCTTTTTAACCGCGGCGCGGCTGTCCTGTGAAAGCACCTGTGCCAGGGCGGGATAGTCGTTTATATCCACACTCTGGCACAGTTCTCTGACAGCCTTTGCCGTCATGCTAGCAATTTGTTCTGGGTTAACGCTGGTCAATGGTGATTCTCCCAACCTTTCCGTTTTTAAAATCATTCAGGAGCATTTCACTGGTCCTGAAGTAGTCGTACTCGCCCCCGCGCAGAAGGAGCCCCCGGCTCTTTGCGACCGCGTCGAAGATTTCGGGCAGGCGCTTGTCTTCAAGGTCGATTTTATACAGGGCGGCTACGTCCTGCGGGTAGTGCCCGACCAGGAATTTGAGCAGGTCGGCGGCGATGTTTTCTTTTTCAAAAATGGTGTCCTTGATGGAGCCGATCCAGGCCAGGTGAACGCCGACCGCGGGGTCCTCGAACTTAGGCCAGAGGATACCCGGTGTATCGAGCAGCATGAGGCCGTCGGGCGCAGTGAGCCACTGCTGGCCTTTAGTCACGCCGGGCTTGTTGCCGATCTGGGTCTTTTTCTTGCCGATCAGGGAGTTGATGATGGTGCTCTTGCCCACGTTGGGAATCCCGCAGATCAGGCATTTGAGCTGCTTTTTATCCTTGGGGTTCAGGCTTCTGAGTTTGGCGACCAGCTCGGGCTTTTTCTTCTGGTCGAAGGCGTTGTAGAGCATGACCTCGTCCACGCCGTCTCTGCCCTTCAGGTAGTCGGCCCATTTCTGGTTCTGGTCGGGGTCGGCCAGGTCGGCCTTGTTCAGGAGCACCAGGTGCCTTTTATGCTCGGTGTACTGGTCGATATCGGGGTTCTTGCTGGCGATGGGCAGGCGGGCGTCCAGCACCTCGACCACGATGTCGATGAGCTTAAGCTTCTCGCGGATCTGGCGGCTGGCCTTGGCCATATGGCCCGGGTACCACTGGATTGCATCGTTCTTTTCCATATCAGCTCACCGATCCAAACTTGTCAAAGGGCCAGAACCTAAAGAACACGTGGCCCACGATGTCCTTGCGGTCCACAAAGCCCAGGCTTGTGAAGCGGCTGTCGGAGCTGTTGGCCCGGTTGTCGCCCATGACAAAATAGGTGCCCTCGGGCACCGTTACCTCTGGGAAATCGCCGTAGGGGTCGGTGTTCACATAGGGCTCGTCGATGGGCTCCCCGTTAACGTAAACGACCTGGTCCTTGATGGCGATGGTGTCGCCGCCCTTGGCGATAACGCGCTTGACGTATTCCACGCTGCTTGAATAATTTAAGATCACGATGTCGCCGTAATCGGGCTCGCCCAGGCGGTACTCAATTTTATTGATGATGAGGCGGTCGCCGTTTTCCAGCGTGGGGTGCATAGAGCTTCCCTGCACCAGTACAAAATCAAAGAGAAACATCTTGATGACGAAGGCCAGCACCACAGCGATGATGATGGACTGTATCCACTCTCTGGCTTCGGAATGTTCCTTTTTCACTTTGCGGTTTTCATTCTGACTCACAGAATCACTTCCTTTACATACAAAATAAGGGGCCTACAGGCCCCCTCTCGTTTTTACCGTCTTTCTTTGACTTTTGCTGCTTTACCAACTCTGTCGCGCAGGTAGTTGAGTTTTGCTCTTCTGACCTTACCACGTCTGGTAACTTCAACTTTTTCAATTTTTGGTGAGTGCACCGGGAAGGTTCTTTCGACGCCTACGCCGGAAGAAATCTTTCTTACGGTAAAGGTTTCTTTGACGCCGCCGTGCTGTTTTTTCAGTACAACGCCTTCAAAAATCTGAATTCTTTCACGCTTACCTTCAATAACGCGTACGTGGACCTTTACGGTGTCCCCTACGTTAAATTCCGGTTTTTCTGCTTTCATGTTTTCCTGTTCGATTTTTTTGATAATATCCATCTCACAGCCTCCTTCAGTTCGTTTTTTGATGTTCGTATATGAAGCCCATACAGAGGACCATCTCTTGATTTCGCATACTATGATAGTATACCCTAAGACAAAATATTTGGCAAGCTGTTTTTGAAATTTTATGGCGGAAAATCAGGTGATCTCGACGTGGACGTAGCCCTCGCTGTAGTGGGGCAGGATATTCAGCCCGACGGCCTGGGCCGCGGCGGCCACCTCGCCCACGGATACGCCGGGGCAGTAGAGATCAGCGGCGGCGCCCCGCTTATGAAAGGACCAGGACACGCCGCCTACTTCCTCGTTGCGCGCCTCACAGCGCACGCCGGAGGTGATGATGACCGGGCGGCCCAGACCGGTTCGCAGGGCCTCGACCTTTTCCAGCAGCTCGGGCTCCATGCTGTGGGGATAGCCGTCACAATCGCCCGCGCAGTCACAGGCGTACTCCCACAGGGCGAAGTGCTCGCTGGCCATGAGCTCCTGGGCAGGGGGCGTCTCAGGGGGCGGGCTGTCCGGCGGGGCTTCGGGCGGCGGGGCTGTGTCTGCCGGGGGATCGGTGGTATCTGCCGGTGCTTCGGGGCTGGCCTGTCCGGGGGCGCCTGGCGGGGCTTCTGTCTGCCCGCCCGCCTGGCCTGTCTGGGCCTGCCCTGGTGCTATGGGCGTCTGCCTCACCGGCCCGGCTGTCAGGCTGGTGAGAAACAGTACGCCGGTGACGGCTGCTGTGAGCAGGATCGCCATTCGGATTTTTTGGTGCTTCATCAGGGCTTTACACCTCGGTCTTGCGGACGATTTTGTCCACATACTGGAAGCCGAACAGGCTGTCGAGGTTGACGCCGTCTGGTACAAAGAGCTTCTTGGCCACAATGATGGCCGCGGCGGTCTCGATCTGCTCCTGGGTAAGGTCTGCCAGGTAGTCAGGCAGGCTCAGGGTATAGCGGTCGCCGTTTGTCAGGTTAAATTCGAGTTCAAGGGTTTTGGTGGTGATGGTTTCCATTTTGTTTGTTCTCCTTTTTCTTTTTATTCGTTCGTCTGGGAAATGCCGTAGGTCATGACCACGTTGCGGGAATCAATGATGGGCTCCATCAGGCTGCCCATGGCGCGGCTGGTCTCGTATACGGCCTCTGGGGTGGCTACGGCCTCGTCCAGGGTGATGTCGCTGTAGGTTTTTGTTTTCCTTTTAATCTTAGTTAATGCAAAAAATCGCATAAAAAAAGCACGACAACATGCGTGCTCAATGAATTCCTATACTATATAGTAGATTAGTTGATTAGATTAACCCTCTTCTTAAACTCCCGTACAACTTCCTCAACCGTCAGTCCCTGAAGTTGATCCTGTGTTTGCTGGATGACGCCTGTCACAACACCCTCCATATAGTAGATATTTAAATAATACCCCTTGTACTCCTGTGCATTAATCAATCTGCTCACCTCGACCATTTTCAAAAGCTTTCATGCATTTTCTTGCGCATTCCTCACATATGTTTATCCTCGATTCCGTGACAAGAACCCGTTGATCTTCTGTTTCAACCTTACCACAAAAACTACATTTTATTTTTTCGTCCGTTTTTCTCATGAAATTCCGCTCCTGTTCCTCGTCAATGTTATTCAGTATATCTTACCCATTGTAACCTGTCAAAAGAGAAAAGATCATATTCGTTTTAAAGACATTCTAAAAAAACTCCCGATCCATAGACCGGGAGCTCTAAAAAAGGAAAAGTTAATGGGGAGAGTAATTTGTATTTTAAAAAGTAAGAGGTATGTGTGTTCGAGATTATTTATACCCCCGCTAAGTAGGTTCTAAACAATAAAATAGCCGCCACCAGGGGAGGTCGGCAGCGGCTTACCAGTAAAGAGTTTCTTATAGAAGATTCCTCTCGAATAAAATGATACTACGGTTTCCTAAAGTTTACATAAAAAACCCCCTCGCCGAAGCAAGGGGTGCCCCCGATAGGCCGTTTTGGATCGGGCAGGTCTGTTATTAAACAATTTTTTCAATCCCGTTAGTCTGAATTAAAAAACTAATTCCTTTTTCGAGCTCCATTACATTTTTAGTGTTTTGGGACAGAATTCCTAGCAAGGAATTGAATTCTTGGCTATTTCTATCATTAGGTTCTGTATAAAGAAAAACAGCTTCATATTTCCCTTCCACATTTAGTTCATCTGCGATATATGACCAATTTCTTGCTGATGCAAGTTGCCTCTTCAGCGTTTCTCTATCTTTAAAATCAAATATTTTCACACAATATTTGCCTGTAATGAAATCAAATTTTATATCATCATTATAAGTTCCTTTAAGTGTTTTTAAACTATAAGTGTTTCCCGTTGATTTTATCAAATTCTTAATTACTTTTAATTCGTCTTCTTCACTTAACCTTTCATTTCGAGCGAAGTCATGCTTCAAGAGCACTTTTGTAGTATTCTCTATAAAATTTTCATCTTCGGTTTTACATGTAGTAATTTTATAGAATTTCAACTCACCTACAAATGATTTTATAAAATTCTCAATAACAAAACTTGTATTTAAATAAAACATTTCTGTTTCTACTTGTGCTTTCAGTCCAGCTAAATAAGCTTTCATAAACGAAACATCTATATCGTCATTAAATGCTCGAAGTCTCTTGAAGTTCTTTATTCCATTAAAGGTTCTTTCGCCAGTTGTTAAATTATGAAACAATACCCCTACACAAAGACACTCTTCGGATACGGCAACATTGTTATACAAATACAACTGTACATATTTTATTGTATTTTCCATATCTTTCTCCTTCCTTGTGTGGTCTACTTAACACTGTTCATAATTAATTCACAAAAATCATCTATATGTTTTAAGCGATAATCCAAATATTTAGCCAAAGCAGCTAAATCTTCAGCACAGCATCTCCATTCGTCTGGAATATCCGCTATTATATCACAAATTATATCATAACTCAGTTTTGTTTTGAATACCTCTGATGCCTCATTTAGCTTTTCTTTTTCTAGCCTATTGTTATACATAAATAATTCATAACACTTTTCATTAGATCTTAGAATATTAACATCTTTGATGTCATGATTAGAAATACCGCTGTTTAAATCTCTAGCACACCATATCGTTTCATTTTTAAAAACATGTGTGTGATCAATAACATATAAATGACTGTCTTTTTTTGATAATCGCGTTAATAGATTCCCCATATTTCTATCTTTATTGTAAATTAGATGATCAAAAAGAATTAATTTATAAAAATCATCGCAATTATCTAATTTTTTTATAATTCCGGCATTAAGTATAACTGCGTTCATAAGGTACTGAGACCCAAAACATAACCCTATATTTTCTGGCTTTAACAGATTTTCTTCATCGATAGTATTCTCATCGATAATGCACGGCTCACCGTGGGGAATTCGCAACCCAATTATTTTAGCCAAATGATAGCAAACAAATTCATTTAATAAAACGAGGTTACCCATTACATTGTTGAACAGTTTAATAACAACATATGAATCATCATCCAATATCGCTCGAAGCGGTTCTGTACACCCATTCCCCAATGGATATTCTACTTTTTTTACATGATTATACCCCAAAGTACCCCCTCCAAGCAAAGTATGATACCCTTAATTATAGTACAATTGTAAAAAAACGTAAACACTTAATTAAAAATAAAAAAACAGCCGCCCCGAAGGACGGCCTGAATCTGTTAAATTCCTAACGCAGCTCTTGTCGCATTTCCAACAATACCATCCACAACAAGACCGTTCTTCGCCTGGAAGTCTCTAATTGCCAGATCAGTCTGCTGCCCAACAGCACCATCCACATGCAAGTCATATCCCTTAGCAACCAACGCTTCCTGCACTTGCCGGATTTCTCCCATCAGCGCAGCATCGGACAGTGGCCCATAAATACCATCCACTACCAGTCCATGGAAACTTTGCAATCTGCGAACCGCATATTCCGTTGCTGGGCCAAAGTCATCATCAATGACCAGCTCGTTCCCGTTCTGATCCTCATAAGCCATCGCTCGGAGATCGCGCTGCATCTGGCCAACAACAATATTCATGTCTCCAAAACGGCAGTCAATATCGCCTTCTGCCTCCGTCGAAATCGGCGGATTCATGATGTTCTGATCGGGCGCCGCGGTAGCACCTGAACCGTCATAAGGCAGTCCAAAATAATCCATAACACCGCAAGCAAGGGCGAAACCATAAGCCGCCGCCTTGTCCCTCAGAACCCCGATATCCTGCCGGATGCTGCCGGTCTCGAAGATAACCGCGGGCATGTTAGTATTGCTTACCTCGTAGTCCGCACGCTGCAAAATACCACGTGTTCCAATCGGAATCCTCGCACGTACGGCATTGTCCAAACACTGTGCCAACCGGATACCTTCCACACTGCCCGGGTAAACAATCGGATAGGTGCCGCTCGGTGCCTGGTTCCAATCACAGTGCACCGAAAAATAAATTCTTGCATCGGCATTGTTCGCATCTCGCACCGTGTAGGTCATGTTACGATCATTGCCCGTGTCCACGTCAGATTCAACCGACAAACCCCAGGCACGCAGCTGGTTGACACAAGCCCGTACAATCGGCCCCATCAGGCCAGCCTCTGTATAACCTCCGTCCGTACAGCCGCAATCTGGCGTGCCATCGGTTTGGATTCCGTGTCCCCAGGCAGGGAATACATCAATGCTCATTATTCTTTACCTCCGTTATTTTCTAATACTTCTTTTGCTGTTTCCTGAATACTTGTTTTTGCCAGACTCACACCGCTGTCCGCCGTCTTAGGCGTGGTAGGATCTACCAGCACACCCCAGGCCGCCAGAAGCATCAACACTGCGTTCACAGCGTCCTGAATAGGGCCGAAGTCGATAGTTAACCCAAACAGTGGCGCAATACTCTGCCCAAAAACAACCAAGGCCGACAGCATACCGGCCCAAAATGGTAAACTCTTCAATCGTATTTTCCAGTTAATGTTCATTTTCTTTTTCCTCCAGTTTTGTAATGCGTTTATCGTGATCGACAAACTTGTCATCGTGTTCCTCCAGCCATTCAAACATGCGCTGATGGCTTTTGCCATTGGACTCTTTAAAGTCATCAATAAATTTTCGAAGCTCCTTCAGGGTCACATTTAACTCTGTCGTGCTTTTTGCGTAGCTGTAGGCAATCCCGACAAAAATCGCGACAAAGCTCACCAGCGCCGCGATGATGCCGAAAACCTGCCACTCGGTCATTGGCCCTTACCTCCTTTTTGCATATTAAAAGGGCCTTTCGGCCCTATTTCACATAATACAATGTCCATCCGCTGACATCCGTCAACGTACTTTCTGCCCAAACATAGACGTTTCCATCTGCATCAATACGGGATTGGAAAGCGCCACGTACTCCCTGCGCCCCTGGGGTTACGATACTAGCTTCCGGCCGATATCCCGAAGGGACTGTCAATACTTTTGTCCACGTTTGAGCTTGAATAAGCCCCGAAAGGGTAAAAGAAAGCCAGCAAAAATGGCCGACGGCATTATAGATTAATTTATTGACATAGCCTGATACCTTTGAAAAGCCTGATGCCAATGTGAAATCCAGCTGTTTTATTGTTCCATCAATCTGTTCGGGATCTGTTTTTGCATGCTGCTCAAGCCATGAACCGTCTGTCTGTTTTTCATATTCGGTATACTGTTTAATGGGCATCTTTTATTCCTCCAGCATAAACTCAAGGGCCTGGAATACTTCCAGACTTAAGTCATGGGTAGCGGTTTCTAAAATGGCTTCCGGCACGGTGTGGATCGGTACGTCATTTTCAATGCTCAGAAGATCAATGAGCTCTTTCTGATAAGCATCGCCGCCCTCTGGGTATTCTTCCTGTAATTTTGTGAATTCCTCAAAATAACAGTCATATTCTTTAATAAAGGCCTTTCTGTTTTTGTTTAAAGCGTATGAAGCCTTTGCGGGCAGACGCACGGCGATAATTTCACCGATCTGGTTGATGTGATTGATGATTTCCTGATTGGTCATTTTGACAGTATTCATTATTCTGTAACCTCCTGGCTATTGTTTTTCTCTGCGATCATTTCATCCTGGATATTATATACGTATGTTTCAAAGTCCGCCTGGTCTTTCATCGCCTGACCCCGATTGGCTTTGTACAGGGCCTGGCTTAAAATAGAACGCCCCATATCCATTGTTTCTGGGGCGTCGCTGTTAATATTGGCATAAAACTGGCAGATACGGTCGTCCCCGACTTTTGAATATTCATTGATATTGATGGTTTTTGTTTTTCCGTCTAACATTTTAATTTTCCTCCATTGTATTGATTAATTGTTTTTGAACGCTATAAACGTATGCTGTAAAATCAGATTCGTCTTTTAAAACCTGCTCTTGATTTTGATAATACCGTGTTGAATCGAATACTTTTCTGCCAATATCAAGATCATAAGGGCTATTTTTGTTTAGAACTGCGTGAAACTCGCAGATGTCTTCTAAATCAATCCGCGAAAAC
The DNA window shown above is from Eubacterium limosum and carries:
- the glpK gene encoding glycerol kinase GlpK, yielding MSKYILVMDQGTTGSRGIVYNEQGKAIALDYEEYEQFFPQSGWWDQSGLTVWNVTLKTARNAIKKAGLEGKDIAAIGITNQRETTTLWDKNTGVPVHNSIVWGCRRTTEICQGLIEKGHNDMVNKKTGLVIDPTYSATKIRWVLDNVPAAQEKAENGDLLFGTIDSWLLWNLTKGKVHATDYSNAARTMVFNSYELKWDDELMDMLDLPWKIFPEVKESVGLFGYADPEWFGAEIPITGIAGDQSAALFGQACFEEGTAKNTYGTSAVPLMFTGDKAPETEKGLLTVAWGKDGKVKYSMGASILIAGQVIQWLRDKVNICEKAADTEAMAESIPDNGGLYFVPAFTGLGAPHWNMNARGMMIGITAATTKEQMARAALESMAYQTRDLLEEMERNSGVKLKELKVDGGAAQNDFLMQFQADILNCNVIRPKDIETTALGACYLAGLGCGIFENEDQIKALWEADRVFTPQMDEATREALYTQWCKAVEKSKDWL
- a CDS encoding ZIP family metal transporter, whose product is MIQIYFGVLVAAAMMLVGGYIFVTLNKKYPKSIGLLLGLSGGFLLGIIFFGIIPEAHEILEEAFDAPLWVMAAALTGGALFIILFEKMIPVQHHHDLVPGEREHHGHHQLVYIILAAFGFHSLFELLSILVAGNADPVLAWFMIIVIGLHNIPIGFVIIAQLETLECSQKKCLLLIGGLAVAEALLAIVCYLILMPFITTAFQGVLLAMTGGIMLYLVFDELLPKIYQDEEQHHVNYMIILGVLLMYVFLQLAGH
- a CDS encoding nucleoside triphosphate pyrophosphohydrolase; amino-acid sequence: MKHEYNKLVRDKIPDIIRESGRSCDYKILSDAEVLDALKDKLIEKANIFAERPSEDEISDIYELIDAIVEKFDYEPMHIDYLKLQNKETKGTYSGNTFLISADDGN
- a CDS encoding YraN family protein — translated: MKKDNKQKGDRGEAIAARYLKEKGHVLRARNYRKATGEIDLISQVGETVVFTEVKLRTTDAYGTPAQAVDYRRQQRMIRTALWYLQENSLFDWNVRFDVVEISGNPEASYAINHIENAFLMER
- a CDS encoding ribonuclease HII, translated to MTSVNPEQIASMTAKAVRELCQSVDINDYPALAQVLSQDSRAAVKKQGQSLARQYEKHCAAVRKTARMKAVEEGFYGEGFQRIGGSDEVGRGPLAGPVVCAAVILPRDSAILHVDDSKKLSAKMRETLDAQIRAEALSVTIGLRTPEQIDAMNILEATKSAMGEAVSQLDPQPDLMLIDALTIETQAEVRGIVHGDATCYSIAAASIVAKVYRDKLMHAYHEQYPEYGFDRNVGYGTAEHIAAIKKYGLTPIHRRSFVKNFV
- the ylqF gene encoding ribosome biogenesis GTPase YlqF, with amino-acid sequence MEKNDAIQWYPGHMAKASRQIREKLKLIDIVVEVLDARLPIASKNPDIDQYTEHKRHLVLLNKADLADPDQNQKWADYLKGRDGVDEVMLYNAFDQKKKPELVAKLRSLNPKDKKQLKCLICGIPNVGKSTIINSLIGKKKTQIGNKPGVTKGQQWLTAPDGLMLLDTPGILWPKFEDPAVGVHLAWIGSIKDTIFEKENIAADLLKFLVGHYPQDVAALYKIDLEDKRLPEIFDAVAKSRGLLLRGGEYDYFRTSEMLLNDFKNGKVGRITIDQR
- the lepB gene encoding signal peptidase I → MSQNENRKVKKEHSEAREWIQSIIIAVVLAFVIKMFLFDFVLVQGSSMHPTLENGDRLIINKIEYRLGEPDYGDIVILNYSSSVEYVKRVIAKGGDTIAIKDQVVYVNGEPIDEPYVNTDPYGDFPEVTVPEGTYFVMGDNRANSSDSRFTSLGFVDRKDIVGHVFFRFWPFDKFGSVS
- the rplS gene encoding 50S ribosomal protein L19 encodes the protein MDIIKKIEQENMKAEKPEFNVGDTVKVHVRVIEGKRERIQIFEGVVLKKQHGGVKETFTVRKISSGVGVERTFPVHSPKIEKVEVTRRGKVRRAKLNYLRDRVGKAAKVKERR
- a CDS encoding YcbK family protein; its protein translation is MYQTASTSTACSASSMWTKSSARPRCKALMKHQKIRMAILLTAAVTGVLFLTSLTAGPVRQTPIAPGQAQTGQAGGQTEAPPGAPGQASPEAPADTTDPPADTAPPPEAPPDSPPPETPPAQELMASEHFALWEYACDCAGDCDGYPHSMEPELLEKVEALRTGLGRPVIITSGVRCEARNEEVGGVSWSFHKRGAAADLYCPGVSVGEVAAAAQAVGLNILPHYSEGYVHVEIT
- a CDS encoding DUF2922 domain-containing protein, with the translated sequence METITTKTLELEFNLTNGDRYTLSLPDYLADLTQEQIETAAAIIVAKKLFVPDGVNLDSLFGFQYVDKIVRKTEV
- a CDS encoding ClpX C4-type zinc finger protein; translation: MRKTDEKIKCSFCGKVETEDQRVLVTESRINICEECARKCMKAFENGRGEQID
- a CDS encoding HipA family kinase, with amino-acid sequence MGYNHVKKVEYPLGNGCTEPLRAILDDDSYVVIKLFNNVMGNLVLLNEFVCYHLAKIIGLRIPHGEPCIIDENTIDEENLLKPENIGLCFGSQYLMNAVILNAGIIKKLDNCDDFYKLILFDHLIYNKDRNMGNLLTRLSKKDSHLYVIDHTHVFKNETIWCARDLNSGISNHDIKDVNILRSNEKCYELFMYNNRLEKEKLNEASEVFKTKLSYDIICDIIADIPDEWRCCAEDLAALAKYLDYRLKHIDDFCELIMNSVK